One window from the genome of Acuticoccus sp. I52.16.1 encodes:
- a CDS encoding SufD family Fe-S cluster assembly protein, with protein sequence MNANPTEAEAALSALFETKRDAPLADARTAAFERFAAGGLPHRRVEAYKYTDLRARLRNLPPVPAAADPVAVQAVLDGYPALVEGASRIVIANGRFVEALSTTPANVTVRSILDPQADLSGVGTLVADSDDPLTLANVGLFEGGVVVSVDGEAGGPIELVHVATGDNLVMSRVAMTVATEGRVSVVERMLGQAGTVENALTEVTLGEGAHVDWIRLVEGRSEEAVELSSYHVEVPERAQLDHLTVTTGKGLARNQIFGHVVGHDAEANFRAATVAIGKRHADNTLVVRHDAVGSRSSEIFKSAVGDGGTAIVQGRIIVDPDAQKTDSKMMSNALFLDDTGEVVNKPELEIFADDVVCGHGATSGDIDDEPIFYLRARGIPEATARRLLTEAFIIEAFDLVADEALREKLEARIRESLSAVGGKAWTS encoded by the coding sequence ATGAACGCCAATCCGACCGAGGCCGAAGCGGCGCTTTCGGCTCTCTTCGAAACCAAGCGCGACGCCCCGCTGGCCGATGCGCGCACCGCCGCGTTCGAGCGGTTCGCCGCAGGCGGCCTGCCGCACCGCCGTGTCGAAGCCTACAAATATACCGACCTGCGCGCCCGGCTGCGCAACCTGCCGCCGGTGCCGGCCGCGGCCGACCCCGTCGCCGTCCAGGCGGTGCTGGACGGCTATCCGGCGCTGGTCGAGGGCGCGTCGCGCATCGTCATCGCCAACGGTCGCTTCGTGGAGGCGCTGTCCACGACCCCGGCCAACGTCACCGTGCGCTCCATCCTCGACCCGCAGGCGGACCTGTCCGGCGTCGGCACGCTGGTCGCCGACAGCGACGACCCGCTGACGCTCGCCAACGTCGGCCTGTTCGAGGGCGGCGTGGTGGTGTCCGTCGACGGTGAGGCGGGCGGGCCGATCGAGCTCGTCCACGTCGCGACCGGCGACAACCTCGTCATGAGCCGCGTCGCGATGACCGTCGCGACGGAGGGCCGCGTGTCGGTGGTGGAGCGGATGCTGGGCCAGGCCGGCACGGTCGAGAACGCGCTCACCGAGGTGACGCTCGGCGAGGGCGCCCACGTCGACTGGATCCGCCTGGTCGAGGGCCGGTCGGAAGAGGCGGTGGAGCTGTCCTCCTATCATGTCGAGGTGCCCGAGCGCGCCCAGCTCGACCACCTGACCGTGACGACCGGCAAGGGCCTCGCCCGCAACCAGATCTTCGGCCACGTCGTCGGCCATGACGCGGAGGCCAACTTCCGCGCCGCGACCGTCGCCATCGGCAAGCGCCATGCGGACAACACGCTGGTGGTGCGCCACGATGCGGTCGGCTCCCGCTCTTCGGAGATCTTCAAGTCGGCGGTCGGCGACGGTGGCACGGCGATCGTGCAGGGCCGCATCATCGTCGACCCGGACGCGCAGAAGACCGATTCGAAGATGATGTCCAACGCGCTCTTCCTCGACGATACCGGCGAGGTGGTGAACAAGCCGGAGCTGGAGATCTTCGCCGACGACGTCGTCTGCGGTCACGGCGCCACGTCCGGCGACATCGACGACGAACCCATCTTCTACCTGCGCGCCCGCGGCATTCCGGAAGCGACGGCCCGACGGCTCCTCACCGAGGCGTTCATCATCGAGGCGTTCGACCTCGTCGCGGACGAAGCGCTGCGGGAGAAGCTGGAGGCCCGCATCCGCGAATCGCTCTCCGCGGTCGGAGGCAAGGCGTGGACGTCGTGA